AGACAACACAGACGTTTCGTCTTTTCTATCTGTAGTAGACACGCTTAATTTAGCTTTCTTAATTCCACCAGCGATAGAAGCTCCTTGAGCAGTATCATAAACAGGGTTACAATCGAAGAAAATAACACCTTGAACTTTACCGCCATTCAAATCCTTCACAAACTGAGCGAAAGCTTTATCATCACCTTGACGGTAATTTACAGGTCTGTTAAGATCAATCGTCTTACCATAGTTCTCCAAAATATTATTGATTGCATTAACCAACACTTGAACATTTGGATCATTAACACCTGAAACTACTAATGAGCGACCTTTTGCATTCCATAGGTCATTCGCACACTTGGCAAGGTTAGGAATTTTATTTTTAGACGCAGGCACTGCAGGCAAATTAGCAGCTTTAGCCAAGTAATTATACAACTGAGCAACAGCGTCACCTATTTGAGAAGCTTTGATCGGAGATCTGTAATCCGCATTAGATCCAGTCAACGACATATTCGCCTCAAAATGATAATGACGAGACATTTTGCCTCCATTATCGTATATTCTTCTAGTTTTAGCGTACTGATGAGTGAACTCTACCGGAGAAACCCAGTTATTCATAAAATCAGCGTCAAAACTAGCTATAACATCCGCTTTAGAGAAGTCATATGAAGGAATGATAGCGCTTCCGAATGATCTCTCATTCGCAATCGGCAAAGCATTCAATGAAATCGGATCATACACTACATGAGAAGTAGTAGGATACTTTTCAGTGAATTTAGCAATCGCTTTGTTAGCGCTAGGGCTCAATACAGTCTTGCTTACTATTGTGATTTGACCGCCATTTGCTGCGATAGCATCCAGCTCTTTGATCACATCAGCGTCAAGCTTTTCCCAAGTTGTCGACTTTCCGCCTGCCAATGGCTTCTTGTATCTTTGCTCATCATACAATGACAATACAGAAGCTTCAGACTGAGCAGAACCACCACCTTTGGAAATCGGCGACTGCGAGTTACCCTCTATCTTAATTGGTCTACCTTCTCTAGTCTTCACTACTACCGAGCAGTAATCACCGCCATTCATATATGTAGTAGCATAGAAATTAGGCACACCTGGATCTACCTCTACCGGCTTATTCAAATAAGGAATAGCCTTTCTAACAGGAGCTTCACAAGCAGCCAATGTAGCAGCAGAAATACCGAATCCCATCAACTTCAAGAAATCACGTCTCGATGCGCCACCTTCGGCTTCACCGTTCTGCTTATTCTCATTGATAGGCAAATACTCTGGAAATTCATTCTCCGCATTTTTGACAAAGTCAGTGTCATTCGACAGCTCTTCCAGACCTTTCCAATATTTTTTCTGATTATCTTTCATATCTATATATCAGATCAATGAAATTCTTAATTAAACAATTGAATTAGTAGTGACACTTCGAACATTCAAGTCCTCCGATATCGCTCACTGTCATCGACTTGCTTGAACCATGAGCTTCCAACAACTTATCATAGTAAGCATTGCCTTCAGCATTCACCTTAGTTTCTCTGTGACAGTTAATACACCATCCCATAGTCAAGTTAGAATGCTGTCTTACAACTGCCATCTCCTCGATAGGACCGTGACATGTTTGGCATTCAACACCACCAACCTTTACGTGTTGCGAGTGATTGAAATAAGCCAAGTCAGGCAAATTATGAATACGCACCCATTCAATAGGCTTGTTATTCTCCACCGCAGCATAAATCTTCTGAATCTCTTTCGAATCAGTTTTCACTTGGCTGTGGCAGTTCATACAAATGTTAGCAGAAGGGATGTTTGCATTTTTACTCTTCGTCACACCTGTGTGGCAGTAGTTACAATCGATCTCGTACTGTCCAGCGTGAATTTTGTGAGAGAATGCAATAGGTTGTGTTGGCGCATAGCCTTGTTGCACACCTATTAGGAATAAGCCATCGATCACTGTCTTACCAACTACAGCTACGAAAATCAACGTAGCGAAGAAAATAGCAGGCTTGCTAGTGAATAGCGACTTAAGGCTAAACTTCTGATTTACAATCTCGCGATCTTCCTCAGACAATCCTTCCTTGCCATTCAAGTACTTTGTAAGCACGTTGATGATCAAAGCAAGAACCACCAAGATCAAAACTAGAATAGCAACATTGATTAAAAGAATCACTTGAACGTACTCCGATGATGTAGTCGGTTGTTGAGGGACAGGTAGTCCATCTACTACTACATCTTCACCTCCAGGAGTAGGTGTAACAGTTGACTCTTGTTTCACGTAAGCAAGAACAGATAGGATTTCCTCTTCTGAAAAATCAAAAGAAGGCATCTCTGTTTTGCCAAATTCTTCGTACAATTTCACAGCGGTTTTGTCACCAGACTTGATAACTTTCTGCGAATTGCCGATAAATGCCTGCAGCCATGCTACAGACCTGCGCTCTGTCACATCCTTCAGGGCAGGACCAACCACTTGTTCGTGAACAGCGTGACATACTGTACAGTTGTTCTCGAAAAGTGACTTACCCGCACTGATCTTTGCGTCGTCAGTCGGTATGCTCGATTCAGCCTTCGCGGATGCGAAAACACCCGTCACTAGCGTCAGAGCACAAATTAATGTAACCGCTAGCGAGCTTCGAGCAATCATTTTTCTAAAAGACATCATACTTAGTTTTTTAAGCATTGAGTTTATTGAGTAATTATTATTAGGTCAAACAAATCTAACATCCTGTCATTTCATTTCATAATATAAGTTTTTCTATTTTTAAGACATGACAATAATCAGAGAGCGCAAAGAGACACCTAACAGACTAAAAAAGAAGCAGTTAAGAAACAAAAGCAGAACCTTAAAGCTTATTTAGAAAAAATATAAATTATTAATTCTTACTACAAATCATACATATCTAACCTAAATCCATTTTTCAACTATCGTGATCATGTCATTAACAGACAATTATCATGTTTCCGCTATGTCACTGGAAGGAAAAATGCAATTTAATGAACAATTCGAAGTAAAAAATTTCATTTTCTAATGATTTTAATTTGCACTCTATCATAAAAAATATCGCCACAACTATCCTTTCAAATTATTCGTCTAACTAAAAACCCTTAGTACAATAATTGATATGCATATGTTATTGACATTATTTCGCTATATTTAGTGAAATCATATTATTTTTTTAAATTTATTACATACCAAAAATTTATTAAATAAAAACATGACCTTTGACATTGAAATGATCAAAAATGTCTACTCAAACATAAAAGAACGAGTAGACGCGGCCAAAAAACAAACAAACACACCACTCACCTTAGCAGAGAAAATCCTATATTCTCACTTATATGACCCATTAGCAATATCCAATTTTAAGAGAGGCGAAGATTATGTAGATTTCGCACCTGACAGAGTGGCGATGCAAGACGCTACTGCTCAAATGGCTCTATTGCAATTTATGCAAGCAGGAAAGAAAAGAGCTGCCGTGCCGTCAACAGTGCACTGCGACCACCTTATCCAAGCCAAAGTAGGCGCTGAAAAAGATCTAGACGTAGCCAAGCACACTTCCAGCGAAGTATTTGATTTCCTTGGTTCTGTTTCGAACAAATACGGGATTGGTTTTTGGAAGCCCGGCGCCGGAATAATCCATCAAGTAGTGCTAGAAAACTATGCTTTTCCTGGCGGCATGATGATAGGCACAGACTCTCACACTGTTAACGCTGGCGGACTAGGAATGGTAGCGATAGGTGTTGGTGGAGCTGACGCTGTAGATGTAATGGCGGGAATGCCTTGGGAACTTAAATTCCCTAAGCTTATTGGTGTTAAGTTAACAGGAAAGCTAAACGGCTGGGCAGCGCCAAAAGACATTATATTAAAAGTAGCGGGCATTCTTACCGTAAAAGGAGGAACAGGCTGTATCGTAGAATACTTTGGAGAAGGAGCTCAATCGCTATCATGCACAGGCAAAGGAACAATCTGCAACATGGGAGCTGAAATTGGAGCGACTACATCAACTTTCGGTTACGACGAGTCAATGAAACGCTACCTTGACGCTACAGGTAGAGAAGATGTAGCAAATCTTGCTGACGAAGTAAAAGACTACTTGACAGGCGATGCTGAAGTATACGCTAATCCTGAAAAATATTTTGATCAAGTTATCGAAATCAACCTTGATGATCTTGAGCCTCACTTGAATGGCCCATTTACTCCTGATAGAGCAACTCCTATTTCTAAAATGAAGGAAGAAGCAGAAAAGAATGGATGGCCACAAACAGTTGAATGGGGATTGATTGGTTCATGCACAAATTCGTCTTATGAAGACTTATCAAGAGCCGCTTCTATCGCGCAACAAGCTGTAGACAAAGGATTAGTAACTAAAGCTGAATTCGGTATAAATCCTGGTTCTGAGCAAGTTCGATATACTGCAGAAAGAGATGGACTATTAAAAACATTTGAAGATCTTAATGCTAAAATCTTCACCAATGCTTGCGGTCCTTGCATCGGACAATGGGCAAGAGCAGGCGCTGAAAAGGAAGAAAAGAACTCAATAGTTCATTCATTCAATAGAAACTTCGCCAAAAGAGCCGATGGAAATCCAAACACACATGCCTTTGTAGCTTCTCCGGAAATGGTAGCAGCGATTGCTATCACTGGCGACTTGACATTCAACCCGCTTAAGGACACGATCACAAATAAAGATGGCGAGCAAGTAAAACTTGAAGCTCCAGTTGGCGATGAATTGCCAGCTAAAGGTTTTGAAGTTAAAGACAATGGATACCAAGAACCTGCGAAAAACGGCGAGGACATAGAAGTTATCGTAAAGCCTGATTCTGAAAGGTTGCAAATCCTTGAAGCGTTCAATCCTTGGGATGGCCAGAACATAAATGGCGCAAGACTCCTAATCAAAGCCAAAGGCAAGTGTACGACAGATCATATTTCTATGGCAGGACCATGGTTGAAATACAGAGGACACCTTGACAACATCTCCAACAATTTGTTGATCGGCGCAGTAAATGCGTTCAATGATGCGACTAACAGCATAAAGAACCAGATAACAGGGGAATACATTCCAGTTCCTGATGCGGCAAGAGCTTACAAGGCTGAAAGCATTCCTACCATTATCGTTGGCGATCAAAACTATGGAGAAGGTTCATCAAGAGAGCATGCTGCCATGGAGCCAAGGCACTTAGGTGTAAAAGCTGTATTGGTAAAATCGTTCGCTAGGATACACGAAACAAACCTGAAGAAGCAAGGAATGCTTGCATTGACTTTCGACAATCCTGAAGACTATGATTTGATTCAAGAAAATGACACATTCAATTTCACGAATTTAAGCGATTTCGCACCAAACAAATCCTTGAATATTGAAATCATTCATAAAGACGGATCAAAACATAATATCACTGTCAACCACACATACAATGAAAATCAAATCGAGTGGTACAAGGCTGGATCTGCCTTGAATTTGATTAAGCAACAACAAAACTAAACAATAAAAACCGAAAACAGGCTGAAGAAATCTTCAGCCTGTTTTTTTTATACTTGGATTATAATTTCGCTCTGATGCCAATATTGGCGGAAAAGTAATTCAATCTATTTTCGATTACTTTCACATCATAATACTCATACTTTCCAGCCACATTCAAATCAACTCCGTCAACCAATTGAAAATTAAGTCCCAGCTCTCCCATAAAAGCAAAAGTAAACCGCGTCGATTCCGACACTCCATAACTTAACACATCCTTGCTCGCTTTACTAAAAGCTCCTCCCCCTCCAATGCCTAAATAAGGCTTGAACTTTCCAAAAACTTGCTGAATATTTCCTTTCACCAAAATGGGAATCAAAAGCGTATTGAAATCATCAACAACGATACTTGTCTCTCTAACCTCAAGATTGCCTTTTGAAAACTGATGAAAAGCCGCTGTCAATCCAACTGAGACAAAGTCATCAAAAAGATATCCTCCTTCCAGCCAGAATCCTTTGAAATCAGGATCTTTGTAAATATCATGAAATTCTCCCACAGGGAATGACATTGAATATTGAGCAGATATATACCAATTGGACTCGGCTTCAGAATCTTGAGCCATGCATTGAGCATACCCGAGAACAATCGCAAGAATCAATAGTAAGCCTTTTTTCATAATCATAACATTCTATTAAGTACCAACACAATAACAGATGCTATAGATGTAATGTTCATGAGTACAAATAAAAAAAAGCAACCCGGAGGATTGCTTCATGAACCTAATAAACCTTTAACTCTTCTCGCACGCCTAAAATTTTCTTTTCAGAACCTCTTGCATAACAAAAGCTTCCTTTAGTTTGCTTTTCGACTTGAATGCTCGAGCGTAAGAATTTGATGTCTTACTGCGTTCAATAACGGCCTTTCGATCATTAAGTTGCCTCAAGCCAGAAGAATTTTCATATTCTGAATCACTAAGTTCAACATTTTTTTCCAAAACCTCTCGATCTTTTATAAAAAAATTATCCGTATCTGTTTGAAATTCATTGGAAACCTCCGCCACAAGCTGAGGTTCTTCTTTCTTTTCGTCCATAGGCATCCCCAACAAGTCCTCCAACAACTTTTCCATATCCTCAGGCTTTTCATCTTTCAACTCCTCAACCTTTTCTTTTTCCTCTTTAGGCCCTTTATGCTTCAAGATTCTTGAGATCAAAGCTATTGCTCCTACTATCACATAAAAAATCAATTGTAAATCATCCATAAGTCAATACTTATATTCAAAATAAAAATTTATCTAATACTGGTATATGCAAAACATCATTTTCCTAAAAATAAAAGGACTTAACGACATTAAAAATTATCTTTATAGATTATTAACTAACACGACTAGCTTTTTTAACTATGCTTCTGACCAAATTAGAGATCAAAGGCTTTAAGAGCTTTGCTGATAAAACTGTCATCAATTTCAATGAAGGCATCACAGGTATTGTCGGACCCAATGGCTGCGGCAAATCCAATGTTATCGACGCCATTCGCTGGGTTCTGGGTGAGCAGAAAACCAAAGCCCTTAGGTCGGAGAAAATGGAGAACATAATTTTTAACGGCACAAAAAACAGAAAAGCGGCTCAAATGGCAGAAGTCTCCTTGACTTTCATCAACAACAAATCAATACTGCCGACCGAGTACAACAACATAACAATCACACGAAGATATTATCGCACTGGAGACAGCGAGTACGAACTAAACGGAGTCAAATGTCGACTAAAAGATGTGACGAATTTATTCCTTGACACTGGAATAAACTCTAATAGCTATGCCATCATAGAACTTAAAATGATAGATGAACTCCTCAATGATAAAGAGAATTCGAGACGAGGCTTGTTCGAAGAGGCCGCAGGCATCTCCAAGTTTAAAATCCGAAAAAAGGAAACTATAAAAAAACTTGAAGGAACAGACAAAGACATTGAACGCATAGACGATATACTTTTTGAAATAGAAAAGAATATGAAATCGCTCGAGCGTCAGGCCAAGCAAGCAAAAAAATATTTTGACCTTAAAAAACAATACAAATCCACCAGCTTAATTCTCGGCCAAAAAAAACTCAAAGAATTCGAGTCGAAAACAATTACTCTGACCAATAAACTATCGGAAGAAGAAAATCTCCAAGTTCAACTAGCCAAAAAAGCAGCTCAATGCAATGCGAGCCTTGAGCAGATGAAAACAGATATTCTTATCAAGGAAAAGAATTTAAACTTCAGACAACGAACATTAAATACTCATACAGGCAAAATATATGAGCTTGAAAACAATCAAAAAATAAAGCTTGAAAGGCAATCCTCCATCAAACAACAGTTAGATCAACTACACATTCAAAAAGAAAAAACAGAAACTGAAAAAGAAGAATTTAAAATTGAAAAGCAATCAATTGCAATGCAATTGGAAAGTCTTCAAAAAATAAATGCTGAACATTCTATCTCCCTCGAAGAAAAAAAGTCCAAACTAGGCAAACTCAAAGAGCTCATCAATGAGAAGAAGATAAAATTTGATTCTCAAAAAGAACTTCTAAACAGTCTAGAAAAACAATATTTTGATTTAGTCAAAGAAAAAGATATTCTGGAAATCAAAAAACAACAAAAAAGACTGGAAGCTGAAAGCATGTCCGAGCGTTTTCAAACAATTGCAAATGAAAAAACTCATTATTCAGATACTCTCAAGGAATTAAAACATAAAGTTCAAGAAGACACTGAATTATTAAACAAGATGTTTGTTAGGCAAAAAGCAATCAATGAGGAAAAAGCCAACGCTACAATAGACAAGGAAAGACTACAAGATTTAAAAATTCAATTAGAAAAGAATTTCGCTGTAAAAGAAAATGAATTTAATCTTCAAAAAGAATTATTTGAAAAACTGGAAGATTATCCGGATTCTGTAAAATTCATATATGAACATCCTGAATTGGAAGGCAAAGTGCATCTTATTGGAGATCTCATTCAAGCAGATTCCGACAATGAAGCATGGCTGGAAGAGCTGCTTCAACCATATCTCAATTTTCTAGTAGTTGATAGCCATGTTACAGCTCGTACTGCAATCAATTTGCTAAATAAAGAAGGAATTGGCAAAGCAACTTTTATATCCGTGGACTCATTGAAAGATATCAAAAACAATAATCTTGATATCAGTAGCCAAAAAATTAAAATCAGGGAAAAGCATCTTCCGATTCTGCAAAGGATATTATCCTCTTTTCAGACGACAAATGAAGATAGTTTTCAAAAAATAAATGGTGGCTTCCAATATGGATATATATTTCGAGGCGGAAGCGAAACTTCAACAAATCAAAGCTCCAAGATTGGCAGAAAAGCGAAGCTGGAAAGCATGACTAATGAGCTTAAGAATCTTGAAAAGGAGATGTCAAGCATAACTACTCAACTTAAAAACTGCCTAGAAAAGCTAGAAGAACTTGACAGAAGATCATTAGTAGAGCTTATAAACTCAAAAGAAAGAGAATTAGACCTTCTTAATAAAGAAATTCAACTGCATAAAGCCAAGGAAGGACAAATTGAAGAATCGTTTCAAAGCATTCAAATACATGAACAAGATCTACAGGATGAAATTATTGAACTAACAGAAAAGTTCGATCTCCTGCCCCCGAAAATCGAGCTACTCTCAACACAAATTAAAAAACATGAATACAATCTTCAATTCCTAGAAGAAGATCTTTCAATTGAGAATGACAGTCTTTCTGTAATAGAAAAAGAGTATTCCGAAGCTAATATCACTTTCATCCAAGCAGAAAGTCAAACAGAATCTTTGCATCAAAAAGAATCATTTCTTACAAATCAAGAATCAAAAATCAAGAGCCAGCTAAAGGAAATAAACGACAAACAAGAAGAACTGGAACAAGACATGCTTGCCCTTAACGACATACAAGAGACCGATTATGAACAAATCAATCAATTGAAGTTAGAGCAAGAAGAAATAGAAAATGGAGTAAAAGAATCTGAAAAAGAATATTTCAATTCTCGTAACGAGCTGGAAAAAACCGATAATGAACTTAAAAGCATTCAAAAGAAAAGGGATATCAACAACCACATCCTAGGAGAGCTTCGCGAGGAATTGAATCAATTCAACTTGCAAATGCAATCTGTCATAGATCGATTACAAATAGAACTTGGCATTGACGCACAGCAAATACAAAACACGACTGATTCAGAGCTTGAAAACAGCGAATTTTACACTTTGGCGATTAAAGACTTGGAACACTTAAACTCGAACATCAAGTCTCAAATTGACAAAATGAACAATATTAATCCAATGGCTTTGGAAGCTTTTGAAGAAATCAAAGAGCGACATTTGTTTATCAACAATGAGAGGCAAGACTTGATTGACGCCAAAGAAACGCTGTTAAAAACTATCGAAGAAATAAACGAAGTTGCTCAAACAGCGTTCACATCCGCATTTCACAATATCAAAGACAGCTTCATCAAAGTATTCAGAACTCTGTTCACGGCTGAAGATGATTGCGACCTTACACTGACAGATCCTAATCATCCATTAGAGTCAAAAATAGAGATTATCGCCAAGCCTAAAGGAAAACGCCCATTAACTATCAATCAATTATCTGGTGGAGAAAAGACATTGACGGCGATTTCCTTGCTATTTGCAATCTATTTACAAAAGCCAGCCCCCTTTTGTATTTTTGATGAAGTTGACGCTCCTTTGGACGATGCCAACATCGACAAATTCAACAATATTATTAAAGAGTTTTCCAACCAGTCACAGTTCATCATAGTAACCCACAACAAGCGTACTATGGCTAGCACTGAAATTATGTATGGCGTGACCATGTTGGAACAAGGCATATCCAGAGTAATACCTGTAGACTTAAGAGAACTTAGCGCCTAACAAACAATGAAAACATTAGAAATAATACTAGCGTCTCAATCACCAAGACGTAAAGAAATATTAGAAAAATCGGGATTTGAATTCAGCACTATAAGTTTAAATGCCGATGAAAGCTTCCCTTCAGACATGCCAGCAAAAGAAGTTGCGAAATATTTGGCTGAAAAAAAAGCATTGGCTTTTAAAGGGAATCTAGAAAACAAAATCCTGATCACATCGGATACAATTGTCATCTGCGACAACAAAGTGCTTGGCAAACCCAAAGACAAAAACGAGGCAAAACAAATGCTTAAAAGCTTGTCCAACAACACCAACCTAGTCATAACAGGTGTTTGCATAAAGACAAATGACGAAACGATAACTTTCGACGATACCACCGAAGTTATATTTCGAAGTTTAAACG
The Aureibacter tunicatorum DNA segment above includes these coding regions:
- the smc gene encoding chromosome segregation protein SMC, whose product is MLLTKLEIKGFKSFADKTVINFNEGITGIVGPNGCGKSNVIDAIRWVLGEQKTKALRSEKMENIIFNGTKNRKAAQMAEVSLTFINNKSILPTEYNNITITRRYYRTGDSEYELNGVKCRLKDVTNLFLDTGINSNSYAIIELKMIDELLNDKENSRRGLFEEAAGISKFKIRKKETIKKLEGTDKDIERIDDILFEIEKNMKSLERQAKQAKKYFDLKKQYKSTSLILGQKKLKEFESKTITLTNKLSEEENLQVQLAKKAAQCNASLEQMKTDILIKEKNLNFRQRTLNTHTGKIYELENNQKIKLERQSSIKQQLDQLHIQKEKTETEKEEFKIEKQSIAMQLESLQKINAEHSISLEEKKSKLGKLKELINEKKIKFDSQKELLNSLEKQYFDLVKEKDILEIKKQQKRLEAESMSERFQTIANEKTHYSDTLKELKHKVQEDTELLNKMFVRQKAINEEKANATIDKERLQDLKIQLEKNFAVKENEFNLQKELFEKLEDYPDSVKFIYEHPELEGKVHLIGDLIQADSDNEAWLEELLQPYLNFLVVDSHVTARTAINLLNKEGIGKATFISVDSLKDIKNNNLDISSQKIKIREKHLPILQRILSSFQTTNEDSFQKINGGFQYGYIFRGGSETSTNQSSKIGRKAKLESMTNELKNLEKEMSSITTQLKNCLEKLEELDRRSLVELINSKERELDLLNKEIQLHKAKEGQIEESFQSIQIHEQDLQDEIIELTEKFDLLPPKIELLSTQIKKHEYNLQFLEEDLSIENDSLSVIEKEYSEANITFIQAESQTESLHQKESFLTNQESKIKSQLKEINDKQEELEQDMLALNDIQETDYEQINQLKLEQEEIENGVKESEKEYFNSRNELEKTDNELKSIQKKRDINNHILGELREELNQFNLQMQSVIDRLQIELGIDAQQIQNTTDSELENSEFYTLAIKDLEHLNSNIKSQIDKMNNINPMALEAFEEIKERHLFINNERQDLIDAKETLLKTIEEINEVAQTAFTSAFHNIKDSFIKVFRTLFTAEDDCDLTLTDPNHPLESKIEIIAKPKGKRPLTINQLSGGEKTLTAISLLFAIYLQKPAPFCIFDEVDAPLDDANIDKFNNIIKEFSNQSQFIIVTHNKRTMASTEIMYGVTMLEQGISRVIPVDLRELSA
- a CDS encoding aconitate hydratase, with amino-acid sequence MTFDIEMIKNVYSNIKERVDAAKKQTNTPLTLAEKILYSHLYDPLAISNFKRGEDYVDFAPDRVAMQDATAQMALLQFMQAGKKRAAVPSTVHCDHLIQAKVGAEKDLDVAKHTSSEVFDFLGSVSNKYGIGFWKPGAGIIHQVVLENYAFPGGMMIGTDSHTVNAGGLGMVAIGVGGADAVDVMAGMPWELKFPKLIGVKLTGKLNGWAAPKDIILKVAGILTVKGGTGCIVEYFGEGAQSLSCTGKGTICNMGAEIGATTSTFGYDESMKRYLDATGREDVANLADEVKDYLTGDAEVYANPEKYFDQVIEINLDDLEPHLNGPFTPDRATPISKMKEEAEKNGWPQTVEWGLIGSCTNSSYEDLSRAASIAQQAVDKGLVTKAEFGINPGSEQVRYTAERDGLLKTFEDLNAKIFTNACGPCIGQWARAGAEKEEKNSIVHSFNRNFAKRADGNPNTHAFVASPEMVAAIAITGDLTFNPLKDTITNKDGEQVKLEAPVGDELPAKGFEVKDNGYQEPAKNGEDIEVIVKPDSERLQILEAFNPWDGQNINGARLLIKAKGKCTTDHISMAGPWLKYRGHLDNISNNLLIGAVNAFNDATNSIKNQITGEYIPVPDAARAYKAESIPTIIVGDQNYGEGSSREHAAMEPRHLGVKAVLVKSFARIHETNLKKQGMLALTFDNPEDYDLIQENDTFNFTNLSDFAPNKSLNIEIIHKDGSKHNITVNHTYNENQIEWYKAGSALNLIKQQQN
- a CDS encoding Maf family nucleotide pyrophosphatase, translated to MKTLEIILASQSPRRKEILEKSGFEFSTISLNADESFPSDMPAKEVAKYLAEKKALAFKGNLENKILITSDTIVICDNKVLGKPKDKNEAKQMLKSLSNNTNLVITGVCIKTNDETITFDDTTEVIFRSLNDSEIDHYIDKYKPYDKAGAYGIQEWIGMIGIERINGSYYNVMGLPSHKVYEVIKKKQDQKFS
- a CDS encoding cytochrome c3 family protein; the protein is MLKKLSMMSFRKMIARSSLAVTLICALTLVTGVFASAKAESSIPTDDAKISAGKSLFENNCTVCHAVHEQVVGPALKDVTERRSVAWLQAFIGNSQKVIKSGDKTAVKLYEEFGKTEMPSFDFSEEEILSVLAYVKQESTVTPTPGGEDVVVDGLPVPQQPTTSSEYVQVILLINVAILVLILVVLALIINVLTKYLNGKEGLSEEDREIVNQKFSLKSLFTSKPAIFFATLIFVAVVGKTVIDGLFLIGVQQGYAPTQPIAFSHKIHAGQYEIDCNYCHTGVTKSKNANIPSANICMNCHSQVKTDSKEIQKIYAAVENNKPIEWVRIHNLPDLAYFNHSQHVKVGGVECQTCHGPIEEMAVVRQHSNLTMGWCINCHRETKVNAEGNAYYDKLLEAHGSSKSMTVSDIGGLECSKCHY
- a CDS encoding outer membrane beta-barrel protein: MKKGLLLILAIVLGYAQCMAQDSEAESNWYISAQYSMSFPVGEFHDIYKDPDFKGFWLEGGYLFDDFVSVGLTAAFHQFSKGNLEVRETSIVVDDFNTLLIPILVKGNIQQVFGKFKPYLGIGGGGAFSKASKDVLSYGVSESTRFTFAFMGELGLNFQLVDGVDLNVAGKYEYYDVKVIENRLNYFSANIGIRAKL